The Tigriopus californicus strain San Diego chromosome 10, Tcal_SD_v2.1, whole genome shotgun sequence region ACGTCATTATCACATTTTGAGTGATCACttgtacttttgaggcttaatagtttATGGTTAAGGGATTCAATCAGAGTTCCAATTCCTTATTTCATGAAAGGAAAGGTTTAAATAGTACTGTATTTTAATAAGCTGTCACCGTTTTACTCATTAATATGCTTAAAAAATACTTTAGAAacaaaaaagctgtttttggacTTAATTTTCCGTTTTACAATTTACTATttataaaaaactttttgaaaccctGGAAAAGTTCTTTGTTTAGAGTGGCGCATTGCATTGTGGTTTTTTAGTACCTATACTGTATTGAAAAGCACCacagtgacctcccaaaatttgtgttgATATCATCAAACAGTTGTTACTTAAAGGAATCAAAACATTCTGTACACCATTTCAACCCTTTATTGAATTTATGTGTGAGGAGAATCAGTTTTTCATATTGCGGGAGAACTGAATGGCACTTCCATCACTTAAGTTTTTCTGTTGCAAAGTTTAGGTGTTGTATTAGCAAGGAAAACTTGAAATAGCAATAAACTAGATTGTCAAGATCAAGAATATCAATTAGtacaaaatgaatgcaatgtcaaaatgtacaaaagaCAATTCAACATTTCAGTGCTGCAGGTAGCTATGTTTGACGGAAACCAAAAGTGACATAGACTGAAAGCATTTGGAtgctttgttccaatttgtccCCTAGTTCATTGATTTCTATACACTGGATGTTGGACTACCTACCACTCTGTTGGTAAAACAAGTATAACAGAtagtctcctgggaattgatcacaaacccgtttattgtactgtttagccgACTAAATGGTTGGTTGTCtgaccatagaggaagcaaaacCTAGAGACTGATGGGAGCTAGCCAAGTGGACTTGTTTTCAGAGTAAATGTGTGACAGCTGAATGGCTGAtagggtatagtttctaaTTGTGGAGGCGTTGCTTTCAATTGGCTGGAAGTGCACTGTCCTGGTTGTCAATTCATGAGGTATAAAACCACAacctcgatttttactcttccatgtttcttcttctgtggtccgacatccagtgtctagaaaaCTATGAAAATTTTTAATTTTGTAGTGGAGTGATAAGTGAAGATTTGCCcaattatttatttattttcctttttaatcCTACCAAGGCCTGAACCTGCCagccaaatatttttctttaaagtcGTTAAATCAACAGATCTGAACGCCTCTAGCTTGCTCTCTCTCGAGCGGCGAGCGGCAAAGCTCAGCTCGATTCGGTCTCCAGTGCCCTCGATTTAACCAGTTTGAAATACTTTAATTGAAGGGATGAAATTTATCAGAATAGTACCTACGTACATATGATGTCCTCGTGACATCTTTGTCGATGTCGGCCTGCTCAAAGGCTAAATAGAGTCGTCTCTACGAGCACGTCCAGCCCAACAACGTTGTCCCTACGCCTTTTGTTCTCAAGATGTTCGTCTTCAAGACTCGACTCGCCTCGAACTTGCCACCACCGACTTGAACGGCGGAGGAGCTCAATGGACCGACCAAGTTCGGTCGGATGGATTTAACTCTCTCCGTCTTACTGGTCTTACTCGATATCTCTCTCCCTCACTCGCTCtatgtgtgtttgtgtgtgtgtgtttctctctctctcgtctcTTTCTCTGTGTCTTTGGTCTGCATGCCAATGTTATACGTGGGTTACGTACTAAGTTCTGGACTTGTCTTGTCGTACGTCCTCTTGTTCCCAGTTCCCTGCGCTCAGGCGCTCAGTTGATGTTTCCCATTGTATAACGCGTTAGTCAAATGTAAACCCGCTGTTCTACAAGAGTTACAACATACAGCAGCTGCAAACTGTGATGAATCGAAGGTCGTCACTCTTCCAGCCTTTGTAAACGATCGACACAAACACCCAAAACAAGTGGAGTCCATCCGCCATCGTTATCTATATTCGGGTGTGATTGGTGGTTGTTCTCTGTCATCTGTCGGCCAGTGAGGGGTCCACGCCCAAACCTAACGATGGCCACGTACGTGGTCGAAGATTCCGAGGAGAAGCGACTTCTCATGGGACACGCCTCGCCCAACCGAACCTCTTCCATCGTGACCATGGACTTGGATAGCTGTTCAATCCAGAGCTCCTCGCGGGCTGAGGAAGACCTCCCCACGGACATATCGGACGAAGTGGCCACCGAGCAACTCCATGAACTCCGATACAACGAGTTGCTGAGGCGATCCCACCAGGAAGACCTGTCCAGCATAGAGGAAACCAATTGTGTATACAAGGCTGGCTTCGACAAGCACGGACGAACCGTCATTGTTTTCATAGGCAAATGGTTCAAACAGAGCGAGATTGACTTGGACAAAGCCTTGCTTTACCTCATCCGATTGGTCCATGAAGTGGCTGATCACGACTACGTGGTGGCTTACTTCCATACTCGAACTTCTCGGGACAACATCCCGAGCTATTGGTGGATTAAAGAGGTGTACAACACTGTCACATACAAGTACAAGAAGCACTTGAAAGCCTTCTACATCGTACACCCCACTATGTGGACCAAGATGACGTGTTGGTGGTTTTCAACCTTCATGGCCCCggccatcaaaaacaaaattcagaACATCCCCGCCCTGGAGATGCTCACCCCATTTGTGGACCAGAAGGAAATGAGCTTGCCCATGTTTATCACCGAGCAAGATATGGTGTTTAATGGAATCCGATACTACAAGCCTTGAGCCCCTCGCTTTGAACAAGCCAACACCATGAGATGCCAATTCATTTAATGTGTTAGCTTTGATGCTGCTAGAACCTAACGTGCCAATAACCAAAGATAGTGTGGAGGCGTGTGCCCCCAATACGTTCCCTTCCTCAAGAATGATAGTTTGAGATACACAACGCACCCTCGcccaacttaaaaaaaatcaatgcatttACGAAGTGGAATTCTTTTTGTTAGAATAATTCCCGTGGAATAGTAGGGATTCCAATAGATTCGCCATATaaacatcatcataatcaCTATTCATCTTAGTTGTCTTTGTTCTTCTGTGTTTGTTGTCCAACATTTATATAGATTTCTATTATTGAGGCCAAATTGTTACAACGTTTacgaaaaataaacaattgaATCACGGATGAGTGGGCTTGCTTTCCATGGCATATTTTTGAGTCCAGTCTTGGGCGGTCTTGAAATAAAACTCGGGGCGCATTTGAAATTCCTCAGCAATGTCCGACATTAGTGGGTCGTCTGCGGTAAAATCAATAGATTTACTTGTTGCTATCTAAACTTGAGCTTCG contains the following coding sequences:
- the LOC131888761 gene encoding protein GDAP2 homolog, which codes for MATYVVEDSEEKRLLMGHASPNRTSSIVTMDLDSCSIQSSSRAEEDLPTDISDEVATEQLHELRYNELLRRSHQEDLSSIEETNCVYKAGFDKHGRTVIVFIGKWFKQSEIDLDKALLYLIRLVHEVADHDYVVAYFHTRTSRDNIPSYWWIKEVYNTVTYKYKKHLKAFYIVHPTMWTKMTCWWFSTFMAPAIKNKIQNIPALEMLTPFVDQKEMSLPMFITEQDMVFNGIRYYKP